The Alnus glutinosa chromosome 7, dhAlnGlut1.1, whole genome shotgun sequence genome includes a region encoding these proteins:
- the LOC133872653 gene encoding probable protein kinase At2g41970, with the protein MFCCGGAEEENHGPPANQYTAPPRGGNTYGGGRGEPRSSNVVKSGAPQKVLPIEIPAISLDELNRLTGNFGTKALIGEGSYGRVFYAKLSNGQAAAIKKLDTSSSQEPDTDFVAQLSAVSRLKHEHFVELLGYCLEANNRILVYQFATKGSLHDILHGRKGVQGAAPGPALKWNQRVRIAYGAAKGLEFLHEKVQPPIVHRDIRSSNVLLFDDFLAKIADFNLSNQSSDTAARLHSTRVLGTFGYHAPEYAMTGQITQKSDVYSFGVVLLELLTGRKPVDHTMPKGQQSLVTWATPRLSEDKVKQCVDPKLNNDYPPKAVAKLAAVAALCVQYEADFRPNMTIVVKALQPLLNSKPAGLDSSA; encoded by the exons ATGTTCTGCTGCGGAGGGGCAGAGGAGGAAAACCACGGTCCACCAGCTAACCAATATACTGCTCCCCCTAGAGGGGGAAATACATATG GTGGCGGGAGAGGAGAGCCAAGGAGTTCCAACGTGGTCAAAAGTGGAGCTCCACAGAAAGTATTACCCATTGAAATACCGGCTATATCGTTGGATGAATTAAACAGGTTGACTGGTAACTTTGGCACAAAGGCTTTGATCGGAGAAGGTTCTTACGGCCGGGTATTCTATGCAAAACTAAGTAATGGTCAGGCTGCAGCAATAAAGAAACTCGATACCAGTTCATCACAAGAGCCGGACACTGATTTTGTAGCTCAG CTATCAGCAGTTTCAAGACTTAAGCACGAGCATTTTGTTGAGTTGCTCGGGTATTGTTTGGAAGCAAATAACCGAATCTTGGTATATCAGTTTGCGACAAAGGGTTCTTTACATGATATATTGCATG GgaggaaaggtgtacaaggggCTGCACCAGGTCCAGCTCTAAAGTGGAATCAGAGAGTTAGGATAGCCTATGGGGCAGCAAAAGGTCTTGAGTTTCTGCATGAAAAGGTGCAGCCTCCTATAGTTCATCGCGATATCAGATCCAGCAATGTCCTGCTGTTTGATGACTTTCTGGCAAAAATTGCTGATTTTAACTTGTCAAACCAGTCTTCTGATACGGCAGCTCGGCTGCATTCAACTAGAGTCTTGGGAACATTTGGCTACCATGCCCCAGA GTATGCCATGACAGGGCAGATAACTCAGAAAAGTGATGTTTATAGTTTTGGAGTTGTTCTTCTGGAGCTGTTGACAGGTAGAAAGCCAGTAGACCATACCATGCCCAAAGGGCAACAGAGTCTTGTTACTTGG GCAACTCCAAGATTGAGCGAGGACAAAGTGAAGCAATGTGTAGATCCCAAGCTAAACAATGACTACCCACCAAAGGCCGTTGCTAAG TTGGCAGCCGTTGCAGCACTTTGTGTTCAGTACGAGGCGGATTTCAGGCCAAACATGACAATCGTTGTGAAGGCTCTCCAGCCACTTCTTAACTCAAAACCGGCCGGCCTAGACTCTAGTGCCTAG